A part of Coriobacteriia bacterium genomic DNA contains:
- a CDS encoding ABC transporter ATP-binding protein — MASEQPVPLLQIEDLHVSVGDREILRGVDLTINEGETHVLLGPNGGGKSTLLNTIVGMPGYQVTKGRVLFKGVDLADLEIDERARMGIGIAFQRPPAVRGVKLRQLIEVAARGELTDDTVAALDEDLNLGHMLERDVNMGFSGGEAKRSEMAQLLAQMPELALFDEPESGVDLDNIAVVGAAMNALLKGEERISERTRAGLIITHTGHILEFVNADVAHVLYSGRLACKGNPLDLIEEISSHGYDACVECKLCQSFS; from the coding sequence ATGGCCTCAGAGCAGCCCGTACCCCTGCTGCAGATCGAAGACCTGCACGTCTCCGTTGGCGACCGTGAGATCTTGCGCGGCGTCGATCTCACCATCAATGAGGGCGAGACCCACGTCCTGCTCGGCCCCAACGGCGGCGGCAAGTCGACCTTGCTCAATACGATCGTCGGCATGCCTGGCTACCAGGTGACCAAAGGCCGCGTCCTCTTCAAGGGCGTGGACCTTGCGGACCTCGAGATAGACGAACGCGCCCGAATGGGTATCGGCATCGCGTTCCAGCGTCCACCAGCGGTCCGCGGCGTGAAGCTGCGCCAGCTCATCGAAGTAGCGGCGCGCGGGGAGCTCACAGACGACACGGTCGCCGCCCTCGACGAGGATCTCAATCTCGGCCACATGCTCGAGCGCGACGTGAACATGGGCTTCTCCGGCGGCGAGGCAAAGCGTTCCGAGATGGCCCAGCTGCTCGCTCAGATGCCCGAGCTCGCGCTGTTCGACGAGCCCGAAAGCGGCGTTGACCTCGACAACATCGCGGTCGTCGGCGCCGCCATGAACGCGCTGCTCAAGGGCGAGGAGCGCATATCCGAGCGCACCCGCGCCGGCCTTATCATCACCCATACCGGCCACATCCTGGAGTTCGTGAACGCCGACGTGGCGCACGTCCTCTACAGCGGCCGGCTCGCCTGCAAGGGCAACCCGCTCGACTTGATCGAAGAGATATCCAGCCACGGTTACGACGCCTGTGTGGAGTGCAAACTATGCCAGAGCTTCAGCTAA
- a CDS encoding SufD family Fe-S cluster assembly protein: MPELQLSPSATARLEEIRLTAESAIDKPAALGPDVDITRFKTVSEQQKIDSLESLQKQVKETVIHSGFMADESDRSASYFQMDRTPIYERVQKAFDDAIEITSTEEALKLWPEEMLEKYWWRAVMPDKDKYTALVALHQTEGYFIRVKAGRKVEKPIQACLFVSESNVSQNVHNVIIVEDGAEANVITGCNVHVDVKEGLHAGISEFYVGKGAKLTFTMVHNWAADFSVRPRTGIIVDDDGIYINNYVLLTPVKSIQAFPVAKLEGKNSTAVFNSIVYGLKDSIIDLGSETQLIGEGSRSEAVARTVSMDQSVVYSRGRLIGRTDDCKAHLDCRGIVQSPNSTQWAIPDLASEGAPGAELSHEAAISPIAAEEIYYLMTRGLPKDEAVSMITRGFVNIDIPGLPDVLRKQIDKAIEETSKEAM; the protein is encoded by the coding sequence ATGCCAGAGCTTCAGCTAAGCCCCAGCGCGACAGCGCGCCTCGAGGAGATCCGTCTCACGGCGGAGTCGGCTATCGACAAGCCGGCCGCACTCGGCCCCGACGTGGACATCACACGCTTCAAGACCGTCTCGGAGCAGCAGAAGATCGACTCGCTCGAGTCGCTGCAGAAGCAGGTCAAGGAGACCGTCATCCACTCGGGCTTCATGGCCGACGAGTCCGACCGCTCCGCCAGCTACTTTCAGATGGACCGCACCCCCATCTACGAGCGCGTCCAGAAGGCATTCGATGACGCCATCGAGATCACGAGCACCGAGGAGGCCCTCAAGCTGTGGCCCGAGGAGATGCTCGAGAAGTACTGGTGGCGCGCGGTCATGCCCGACAAGGACAAGTACACCGCACTCGTGGCGCTTCACCAGACCGAGGGCTACTTCATCCGCGTGAAGGCCGGCCGCAAGGTGGAGAAGCCGATCCAGGCGTGCCTCTTCGTGTCCGAGAGCAACGTCAGCCAGAACGTGCACAACGTCATAATCGTGGAGGACGGCGCCGAGGCGAACGTCATCACCGGGTGCAACGTGCACGTGGACGTGAAGGAGGGCCTGCACGCCGGCATCTCCGAGTTCTACGTGGGCAAGGGCGCCAAGCTCACCTTCACGATGGTGCACAACTGGGCCGCGGACTTCAGCGTGCGGCCCCGCACCGGCATCATCGTCGACGACGACGGCATCTACATCAACAACTACGTGCTGCTCACCCCGGTGAAGTCGATCCAGGCCTTCCCGGTGGCGAAGCTCGAGGGCAAGAACTCCACCGCTGTCTTCAACTCGATCGTCTATGGCCTCAAGGACTCGATCATCGACCTGGGCAGCGAGACCCAGCTCATCGGCGAGGGTTCGCGCAGCGAGGCGGTAGCGCGCACGGTCTCAATGGACCAGTCGGTCGTGTACTCTCGCGGCCGCCTCATCGGCCGCACGGACGACTGCAAGGCGCACCTCGACTGCCGCGGCATCGTCCAGTCGCCGAACTCCACGCAGTGGGCCATCCCGGACCTCGCGAGCGAGGGCGCACCCGGCGCGGAGCTCAGTCACGAGGCCGCGATCTCACCGATCGCCGCCGAGGAGATCTACTACCTCATGACGCGCGGCCTGCCGAAGGACGAAGCTGTCTCGATGATCACCCGCGGGTTCGTGAACATCGACATCCCGGGTCTGCCGGACGTGCTGCGCAAGCAGATCGACAAGGCTATCGAGGAGACGAGCAAGGAAGCGATGTAG